The stretch of DNA aatcacaaaaacattcagatttagcaatttgatgatgaatccaccttaattattaaaaagtatcggtatcatATCGGTATCGGTGATAgtggccctgtatttacttggtatcggatcgataccaAATTTTGCAGTATTGCACAGTTTATAGCTAACCGATACTGCTAGCTCACCTGAATGTTACAGCTCAGCCGAGGAGGACACTATTGTCTACGTCTTTTGCTGTCACAAGCCTCTCATCCATGAGTACGCTTCCTTCTGCACGGTGATTTGGAATCCAGATCCTTGCGTTAATGCAAACAGGTTCCCAGTACAACTTCTGTGTTTACTCGGAAAGCTGAGGTCAAGGGCATTTTAATAGCAGCTGATGTAGTTCGGGAGACATACTCTCACTTTCCCTGGGCATTTGCAACAGCCAAAACCAGATATCTGGAAAAGTTCCCAGAATTCAACAGAAAATAGGACGCAGCACTGACTGGTTTGCTTATTCTGTGTTTACAATATGTTTTGGTGTAACTACTCTTAGTGAATTACAGTTAAATCCAAATgggattgtttttttacaaagcCTCTGCAAATCATTTATATCTCACTTGACTCTTGTTGTCAGTCCTACAACTGCATACACTTGCCCACCAAAGTGCATAACAATGGCAATGTTTGTCCTGGTATCCGATGCGGTGTTGCCTTTTCAATTATACAGAATGTTGTGGTTTGTATAAAACGGTGGAAATATAAGGCAAAACCTAGAACCCACACCTTACAAGCTCTTAAAAGTTCAGGCTACAGGTCATTAAGTCCCCGTAGTGGAAGACAGCTATTGGTTATAGTCCTGCTTCAGATGTGTTAAAAGGTGATGTGAAAGAGGTTGGGAAGAAGGGGGATTGTTGCATTTGCACTGAGGAGGTTGAAGACCAACAGAGATCATTCAATACAAAGGACAGAGTAGCTAATTTTCTTGGAAGTCATTAGTCCTGTCAAAGGTCACTTTAGCAAGACAATGAACTCTCTTTTTAAATTGGATGTGAGAAAATTCACATAAATGTAAAAGGACATTGgcgcatctttttttttatttattttttttaactttttttttttataaaaggacaacacacattaattaatatttctgtaaatgtgccagtgttagccagccggctaattttcaactgtagtctaAGTGGGGGATCTAACATGACTATACAGGGATCTTGTTAGCAAACTTTAAgtatttaaaggggtgatagaatgattatatagggtatttcacactgttccttatggtctcctaatagggtatgtaacattggttgggctttTTACAGAAAACCGCTGTactcttttctacagaaagtcgccagatttgtcgctagtcgcttttgtgAAAACAAGTCGCTAAACTCATCAAATAATGTTACTGTACATtagctgctggagctgctgctgctacagtCATCTTTTCTGGGGTAAGTTAACCACTAACTACCGCTTACCTGGAGCACCACAACTGGCGGCAGGTCGAGATGAAATGTGAAGAGTATCAGCATTCCCTGTACAgcctggaacactgcatttacgaccgtggttcattttccataTCCTTGAAAAAATTCCAGACTTTCTTCTTTGTAATTTCCCTGGAAGTGCAAAGCTCGCAGCTAAACTAGTGTCTGACATCTACGTGACCTATATTCAGAAGACCAGCTGGTCTCAGACCAGTGGTCTGTAgctatgtaaattttggggcgtgacaaaggtacagaCCAGAGCCAAATGAGGTACAGCCACTGAGTTGAAGTCAACTATTAGCTTCGTTGGGATTcacccgttttcagaggcagtttcaaattgtgagatttgcataggaaagaggtgtcaatgggattttgaggttttatgtatgtcctatttacccaccgaactgtcgttattcaactatgacaaggtaaactcggttttgaattctatcaccccttttaACATGCAATTAAGCAACAAAGATTAGACTGAAACGGCTAGTTCGTCTAAAAAATATTCTCTTTTAAATGTGCAAACTGGTGCAAGCAAAGAtctaaaaacacacagaggtctatcctctctctttctcacacacacacacacacacacacacacacacacacacacacacacacacacacacacacaccagagtaGAGGAAAAAACACCACGAAACACGAAATGTACCCGGAACCGAACTGGACCCGTCTATTAAAAGCTGGGACCCGGACCTGTGTAGAACCGAAAAATGTCAGAATCAAACCCAACCGGACTGGGGAGACACAGATCCAATTGGCACCAATTTGATAGCTGATTGCTATTAACAAGTTAACATTTATTTACAAActgtcaaaacaaaatgttgtgtCTCGTTACCTAGTTAGCCTTCTCCCTTGTGCCTGGCCATCCTCCTCCAAGACAGTTGGTAAAATACATCCTGTACTCTCTGACCCTTCACCTCCTGAGCAGGGGCTCTCGCTCACGCTGATCATTTATTGGTACCACCTGTGGCCACAGATgcactgtgacacacacacacacacacacacacacacacacacacacacacacacacacacacacacacacacacacacacacactttgatatCTAAATATATGTACACagactagagtttagattctcggcccaagcccgagcccgaccggacctcgggtcgggctcgggccgttattttttatttttatttttttttatccattaccttattatcctatttgggtggggagatagctatgccataatcagaaatataatatatatatatatatatatatatataggctatataaaagtaacaaatgtgtacaaaagttaggctgcagttacaaaatgcagcacgtgtcatgcgcggagtctcctcctctcgcacgcatcacaccgggagcttgaagatgtaaagaaaaaaagaaaaacaggagaattaactttaagcaagtgtggaggaaagtcggaggtatggaagcagtttaaacaagtcgtgggcagtgacaacaatatgttgttcatcattgtttcttttttttttttacgtttcttcattcggatccacttgcgatccgttccattctaaacaaacagcgcagtttacaggcttagtccttgttgtattattctaaacagatttctgcagttcaaacaactctgaattgtagttgaggacgtcagttataacggcccacgtattaaaaaattgtcgggtttaaatcgggctcgggctcataattacagttaatgtgtcgggccgggccgggctcggacacaacgtgctcgggctcgggcaggttcgggcttgattttttgggccgatctaagctctaacacagacaaacagggaAAAGCTGCCAAATCTCAGATAAGATGAACAGCCTGAGGATTTGGGAGCTTgagccaaaacacacacacacacacacacacacacacacacacacacacacacacacacacacacacacacacacacacacacccaaacacacaccctTTCTTGCTCTCACTCTATCAGTTGAATACACTGAAATTCTGTAAAATAAGCTGCAACCtgaaatttattttatcatctCCATTTTTGAAAAGTGCGACATGTAGGTCTAGATAAGCACTTCTAGAGCTCAAGTTCTCTTATCGGATAATAAAAACAAGTATGTTTTAGATGGTGTCCTCTAACAGCACAAATGCATGCAAACATtttctggttaaaaaaaaccccTGGAAAAATCCTTCATACACGTCAGCCTCTGACAACCGGCTAGAACTGCTTGTTGTTCTGTGCAAACATCCATCATTCTACTGCTGCGTGTTGTTTCCTCTGCTGAGTCATCTCCTTCAAATTGTCTGTGTTAATGCTAAATCATCTTTTTAAACGAAACAACTGAAGTTTTTACACTATGGTGGCAGAGTTTGGAGCTCATGCAGTGGCTCAGATTGGCTTCTCCAGATGACCCCCTTAAATGTAGTTAGCTCAGAGAATGTGGAACTCAATATTTGTAATGAGTTTGACAAGTTAAATACAACAGGTTCATACAGACTTTGTAATTAAAGTAACTggaacacactgtaaacacaacatttatcACCTTATAAAATTGACATGGCAAGCATTGCTTATATACACATCTAGCCAACGTgaagcaacattatcattcattttaattcattttcttGACATCTGGTGAATGTaggtccaatattcactctcttagAGCTCTGCTTTTGGCCTCTACCAATTCCTGAGGAAAATCATTGGCTCTTCTggtaaatgctccactatgtccACAAGctggtctctgtctctgtctgtctattcctgaCCTGGGAAAacataaagtataaagtctagACTTTGTAAAGTTTTAATAAagcacaataataaaaataaattataggATATTAGGTGATAGGAATAAAAAGCCATTTACATCTTCAATTTCATTTGCAAAAGTGATCGAGGGGAATAAACTTTATTGAAAAAGGAATTGAAGCCTGGAACTGTTAACTCAAAACTGTTAACTCAAAGAAAGTTTAACTGAACTTTTATATCCGACTTACAGTAAAAACAATTTTGCACTAAAACAAGTTCTAGAAAGATCCTCATTCAaacaaaatgcattaaaaatgGCATCAGTAGACACATGATGTGTTAGAGCTGCCTCATTATCTCCTCGTTTGACAGTATAATGTCCTATTGATCCATCTCATATCAAGAGTCTCACCTCATGTTGGTCAGCTGCATAAGGAGGACCCAACCTTCACATTCAGAGGCTGTCCACACATATGATAATCAATCCACTAATGGAAGATAAGATTGTTGAatgcatgacacacacacacacacacacacacacacacacacacacacacacacacacttaaagaaGGGAGAAGAGATCAAATATTCAACAAGCCACTGGCTAATTATTAACATGCCCTGAGGAACTTAATATCAAAGACTGACCTGCAGTTTATTGATGCTATAAAGCTTTTGGATAAAATCAATCATAGGGAGACCGGAACAACAAGAGTACCCATACATAGGCTAAGCTCACAGAAGCataaacatcataaaaaaaacatcaaataaacaTCATACAGACATAAACATCAGAGCTGTGTAGGCGACCCATATGGCAACAGTAACAGTCCTCAAATTAATACTTTAATGCCACATTTCCAGATtgtctttgccttttttttaccaaagttAGACAACTTCAACGACAACTTTGGTTCTGTTCTGTCCCTAGGGGCACAGATCACTCTTCAGTAAACAATTTCAAGCATAGTGAAGCCAAAGAGGACCGATGTTTGATTTAATTTCAGTAAACCTGTAACCAACTGACTATGACACTCGGATGAGGATCCTACTGAATTCATCAGCTGTCACCCTCTGCACGTTATGCTACAGGGAAGGGAATAACAGAGCCCACCTTCACTTCTTCACCTCTTCACCTTCTTTGTGATGTTGGTGCTATTAAGTGGGACAGTAAAGTTAGTCAGTCATGGCAAAGAATTTTGTCTCTTTGATGGCCTAATCTGATGCTGTGAccaccacaaaaaaaatgtgtagcCTGATCTCGGTATTACTGTAGTCACACATCAAAAGTAGCAGAGGGAGGAAAATAACTAAGTGTTTTTATGACCACTGATATTACAATAATTTGATAATAACTATGCATCCAAACTGAAGGTTGAATGGCACAAATTCATGGATGGAAgccacacatttaaaaatgttaatttgtaATTATTATAGTTACAATTTACACTTAACAACTGCTTCTGTGACTTTGACTCTCACTCGGATTCTCCTCATTCCGTACATGTAACATTTACCGTTAGTtgtaaaaataacatttacaaaCTAAATCCCATTTACTTTTATCCTACCGATGAAACCGCAAACTTTTGGTTGTGATATATTTTAAAGCTGAAATGGATATATCATGTTTTGGAATACAATTCTTCTGTTATTGAATAAAGCCCCACATGGAATACCTGTATTGCAGAATGATTGGATTTTGTAAGGATGATTGGCTTGATTCAATTTGCGCACAGGATTGCCCAGACGGCTCTGTGTGCTGCAGCTGACACTGACGGTGTATAAATCACTAGTGACTGATCACAGAGAAAGACATTTTTACTATGCAATGTCTCAGCAAATGGATGCATGTTTGAATAATTTCAAGAAGAAAGTTAGGCattaatattgtgtgtgtgtgtgtgtgtgtgtgtgtgtgtgtgtgtgtgtgtgtgtctgtgtgtctgtgtgtctgtgtgtctgtgtatgtgcattCAGCCCAGCTCGGTTGCCTTTCTCCCTCCTTAGTGCTGCATGGATTTGCATCTCATTGACAATGATTTGACGACAATTATCAGCTAAAGAAAGTACACTCTCTGTGATTGCACCAAAAAGCCTCTATAATGGTCCGTTTGAACCAAAATAAAGCATCTCTTTCTCCTGTTATTCTCACTGCGTCAATTCAAATGAAAGCATAAACAATAAAAGATGAAGTTCTCATTTCACTGCCTGGTTACCCTCTGAGGCATAGTGGTTACAGTATAACAAAAGAAATACCCTTATATAGGTTTGTCTCAACAAAGACAGAAGCATACggatacaccacacacacacacacacacacacacacacacacacacacacacacacacacacacacacacacacacacacacacacacacacacacacacacacacacacacacacacacacactcaaatcgTACTGAAACAAGCCCTGTAGACAAAATCTGCATCAGTCTGCATCTACCATTTGTTCCGTGCAGTCAACTATTGCAACTATTGAGTTTAACAGATTAGAGAAACCCCAACAGCTCAGCTGACTGATGTGCAGCAATGACCTTGCCAGGTACAGACAAATAGCCCACACACAGTATGAGCGTATGTAAACAAGCTAAGACATGCCCCGCCCAATATTTGTAATGAGCAGCCATCAAACAAGCTTGTATACTGACTTTGTGCCAGGTGTGCATTGGAATACAAAGCAACCATCAGTGCTTTGCTATCAGCTTTAAGATACTGTACTGGTACACCATCAGCACAAAAAATTGCACCAAAATTACACGAGCCGTGATCTTAACTACCAAAATAGTTATGGCACGTAACTCCCCATAAAATCACAAATTCTCATTTTTACACatggttgttttgtttctttttttactttggaGAGAGCCAGGCCAAGAACAGTCCAAAATACTAAATACCAGAAGTAAGAACTGTACAAATCATCATTGTGGAGAATTGTCCTCAGCATTCTTCATTGGGGAATATAGACTTTTTTGAGAGCGGAGAAAGGAGAGTGACAGAGTGAAACTGGGATGCCTCCAGTATATCTAACCACACTAACCATAAATTATGCACAAAGTataaatatttgttcttgtattctatcctattattatttcatgtatattgtatcctcatgtatattctgtatgtgtgctgtgtgtaacactgtaatttcccatttttgggatcaatacaaatctatctatctatctatctgtctatctatctatctatctatctatctatctatctatctatctatctatctatctatctatctagctatctagctatctatctagctatctataaATCATAATAGATTAACTGTGATACGTTTTAATGAAATATTTGTCAAATAATCTTAACTCTGCTTCAGTCAATTACCATAAACTGAATGAGGATGAATAAGGGTAAACCTGCCCAGTGATTGTCCTATTGTTCTTCAAACCATAGCCTAATTGCAGTAAGACTAGGTGATGGGATTACATTCAACTCTTCTGCCTCCATTTCTTTCtcatgcattcattcattcctcGCCACGTTCACCAGTGCCATACCAAGCGTGGAAGCAGTTTGCGTTCATCTGCAGTGGAGCAGAATAGCCATGAAAGGATCAATATCTCTGAAGAAGCAATACAGTGTGTAGATCCCCTGGTACCTGTGTATACCTTGGCTTCTTCCCAAGATACAATTCTGCGAGATGACAGTGCCCTTATTCTGTTTATATTGAATGTATGGTATTGTGtgaaagaaaatatattaaaacCCCTTGGTTGTGACTTTACTGGATGACAACCCCTGTCACCCAACTTTACCTCCTCCACATGCCTCACACTCATGGAAAGAATGGGGTTTGCATTCTTGCTTTTGCTGAGACGAGGCCTCCAGCATCCAATTATTTCACTACTTTAAATGCCTTCACAGCAAAACCCTTTCAAAGGCctgttctctctttctctccatgtAGGACGTGATTTCACTTCTTTATGTCTTTAAAGCCCTTCCTCTCCAGTCAGCGCTGCCTAGAATGCAATTCACAGTCTCTAAATGTGGCGCTGCCCCTTCTCTCCTATTACTCTAATCTGTGTGCCAAATGCCATGGGACAGATTACAGCTAAAACAGATGGGAGAAACTGTCTCAGGGTTTCCATAGAGGTAGGAAAGCCATCTCCAGGGAAAATGAACTCTCTGAATGATACTCATTCTCCCCAATCTGATATTCCTGTGGCTGCTGGACATCACACTGTGATGAGTCCCTGTGAGGGAAACCCTCTCCCTCATCCACTTATCTCCCTCACTCTTCTTTACTTCTTAGAAAAtccttttttgtgtgtaatcATAATCTCATCCGTGCGGATCCATCATTGCTACTTATGCAGCAAAGGCCGCTAAAGGGATTCTGTAATGgggaaagtttatttttttttattactggaCCTCATTtcatctttatttctttttttttttacacacgataaaaacaaacaaagtaggGAGGAACTAAGGCAAGGAGGAAGTCAGTCATTTCCATTCAATGTTTCTACAATGTGTTGGACAGTCCATGTACTAAAATCATATCATATATCTCATATCAAGATCATATCATTAATCATATATTAAAAGTGGACATGTATTTATCTTTTCaatctatttattttattttattattactgtCTACTTTCTTGTATTTTTCcccctttctttttcttttcattagaATGCACTACTGTAGATGGAGAAGCACCTTTCACTTACTgggaaaatactgtacatatgttACGCatagtggaaagtaactaaatacatttactcaggtAGGAAAAGTGTTGTTTGAATTAAGGTTGCCCCACTTTCTTCCGTCTGTGACATTGCACCAATGATGACATTTTAGTTACCAACATAGATTTCTTCTTTCATTTACCAGCCCTCATCACAGCTTGGGTTAATATGGCTCATGTAGAGTATCAATAAAAACCCACTCAGGCTTTACAGCAAAGTCCAGATTTGAATGTAAAAGGTTTCAATATGTGAACATCAGTGCAGTTCAGGTAAAGTTTCTATATGAAGACCTACACTCAATGATAACAAACACAACTTCAATGAGTCTTTGATTTATTTGAATGTTGTTTTCATTGGATGACACAAGAGGGAAGTCAGATTCACATTTGTTGATGCAGTAAAGTGTAGCCAATAACAACAGTGTTTGTAACAAATCAATCACACAGCAGCCTAAACAACATCCTCACAACATCCTCACAGTGGGAAGAGAAGGGAGCCACTGAAGGTGCTGTGGTTATCTACATCGTCATAGACAGAATAGGTTGATGGGAGAACCAGGTGAATTGTATCTCCTGCTATCAGCTCCAAGACAACCGACTTAGTGAAATACTTATAAAGTTTATCTTCCTTCCACTCCACATTAAACATGATCTTCTGGTTGTTCTTGAACACAAATACACCCATAAGACCTGTGTGATTACCACACACAGTGAACTGGAGATAGTAGACCCCTTTGACTGGTGCTGTGAAGAAACCTACAGAGTAAGAgtataaaatgaaaaacagtaactgaTTTATGTAGATGTACATGACCACACATGTTCATGTGACCTGCAGTACATTACCTGTAGCTGGATTGTAAGCATTGCCAATGTTGGTGAAGACCTTGCTGTATTTCAGTgtggtgtctgtgttgtgtggtcCAACATATCCTGTATCAGTCAGAGCTGTGTAAAAGGCCACCTTTGGTTTCTCTgtcaacacacaaaaaaatatcaaCGTATGTCATTAAACTTCACCTGgactaaaaatgtaatgtgtgtgtgtgtgtgtgtgtgtgtgtgtgtgtgtgtgtgtgtgtgtgtgtatgtgtgtgtgtgtgtgtgtgtgtgtgtgtgttgtggataAAAAGTTACAATCATCACCCGCATTTTCTCTCTCCAGCTGTTCAATTCTTGACTTGCTAACGAGAAGTTCAGTCTCAGTGCTGCTCAGTCTGGTCTGCAAGTCTGGAGTTAATGCAAAGACAGGGAATTTcagagcagagcagactgttaacatgcacaacaaacagtggtggaagaagtattcagatcctttacttaagaaaaagtactactaccacactgtaaaaatactctgttacaagtaaagtcctgcattgaaaatgttacttaagtaaaagtatgcaagtaCCACCAGGCAATGTacctaaagtattaaaagtacttaatgtagaaaaatccttacattttagaaactgtaaatgatcaaaatagttctgtcagtcaactaagtgtt from Sander lucioperca isolate FBNREF2018 chromosome 13, SLUC_FBN_1.2, whole genome shotgun sequence encodes:
- the LOC116037055 gene encoding heavy metal-binding protein HIP-like isoform X2, with the protein product MRVVLGLLLLLLGLCGSGTQGEERGLGELKSRIDQLEREDAVQATELRSLETRLTATESKTSDLEKENADLQTRLSSTESRIDQLERENAVQATELRSLETRLTATESKTSDLEKKNADLQTRLSSTETELLVSKSRIEQLERENAEKPKVAFYTALTDTGYVGPHNTDTTLKYSKVFTNIGNAYNPATGFFTAPVKGVYYLQFTVCGNHTGLMGVFVFKNNQKIMFNVEWKEDKLYKYFTKSVVLELIAGDTIHLVLPSTYSVYDDVDNHSTFSGSLLFPL
- the LOC116037055 gene encoding heavy metal-binding protein HIP-like isoform X1 — translated: MCNWTMRVVLGLLLLLLGLCGSGGRGEGGGLGEVGEINEFQETAPRDAGEESIELTTKQTTPDIWVEVRALRDMVVELKVYVELLQRENSDLQTRLSSTERELLVSKSRIDQLERENAVQATELRSLETRLTATESKTSDLEKKNADLQTRLSSTETELLVSKSRIEQLERENAEKPKVAFYTALTDTGYVGPHNTDTTLKYSKVFTNIGNAYNPATGFFTAPVKGVYYLQFTVCGNHTGLMGVFVFKNNQKIMFNVEWKEDKLYKYFTKSVVLELIAGDTIHLVLPSTYSVYDDVDNHSTFSGSLLFPL
- the LOC116037055 gene encoding complement C1q-like protein 2 isoform X4 encodes the protein MCNWTMRVVLGLLLLLLGLCGSGGRGEGGGLGEVGEINEFQETAPRDAGEESIELTTKQTTPDIWVEVRALRDMVVELKVYVELLQRENSDLQTRLSSTETELLVSKSRIEQLERENAEKPKVAFYTALTDTGYVGPHNTDTTLKYSKVFTNIGNAYNPATGFFTAPVKGVYYLQFTVCGNHTGLMGVFVFKNNQKIMFNVEWKEDKLYKYFTKSVVLELIAGDTIHLVLPSTYSVYDDVDNHSTFSGSLLFPL
- the LOC116037055 gene encoding complement C1q-like protein 2 isoform X3 — its product is MCNWTMRVVLGLLLLLLGLCGSGGRGEGGGLGEVGEINEFQETAPRDAGEESIELTTKQTTPDIWVEVRALRDMVVELKVYVELLQRENSDLQTRLSSTERELLVSKSRIDQLERENAEKPKVAFYTALTDTGYVGPHNTDTTLKYSKVFTNIGNAYNPATGFFTAPVKGVYYLQFTVCGNHTGLMGVFVFKNNQKIMFNVEWKEDKLYKYFTKSVVLELIAGDTIHLVLPSTYSVYDDVDNHSTFSGSLLFPL